Part of the Mus caroli chromosome 1, CAROLI_EIJ_v1.1, whole genome shotgun sequence genome, ATGTTTGAATGactagagtagtggttctcaaccttcctaatgctgtgaccctttgagtCAGTTCCTCAAGtcgtggtgaccccaaccataaaattattcttgttgctactttgtaattataatttcacGACTGCTATGATTTATGATGTATAAATATTTTGGGAGATAGGGGTTTGCCAAAGGAATGGAGAGCCACAGCTGGAGAACTGCTAGAGAGGGTAGTCAGGCTTGTCTAAGAACGGGATCTAAATTTGGGCTGATTGTTTGGAGTTTCCAGGCAAATCTCTTATTTCTCTCTAACAGAAACTTGGGCAAGACCATCTGTATTGTCCTTCTGGCCCCCCACCGCCATCCCCAGGGGATAAATTTACTTAGAGGAGGAGGAATTCAGAAGAGTGGTCCCCTCTGAGGCATCTCATTGACCATAGTGCTTCTGTCCACAGGAGGAACGCCCCCCTCGCCACCGCTCCCGGAAAGGGGGCTCCGTGGGCGGCGTGTGCTACCTGTCCATGGGCATGGTTGTATTGCTCATGGGCCTTGTGTTTGCCTCGGTCTACATCTACAGGTACTTCTTCCTTGCTCAGGTGAGGAGCCAGGCAGATGGGTGGGGAAGGGGTGGCTCCGAGACAAGGGGAGAGGAGGTCTGCTGAGGGTGTGGAAGCAGTGGGGAGCCAGAGCCCGAGGCCCCCATGAAAAGAGACAGTAAGAATCCCTAACCCAGGCATGCCCAGAGAACAGCCCTCATTCCTTCCCAGTGTCCCCTTGCCTGAGCTCAGGCTACCTCGGCCACAGCACTTAACTCTGGAGAGCCAAGCAAGGATCCAGGTGACTGCACCCAGGCACCCCCATCCCTATCCTACCAGTGACCAGTGTCACTCTGAAGCATTGTCACCAGGGTCTCTTAGGTCCAATAGAGAAGTTGGAAGTTTACGATTCTCTCTGGGGCTCAGACTTCAAAGATGGCCTAACTATTCCTGGCATGGACATTTGGGTTTGAGCCCTGGGCAGGTTACACTTGGTTCACTATGACCTGCTTCCGGGAATGGTAGGTCTACAAAAGAGCTCATTTGTCTCCCCTAACATACACCCACTAGAGATCTAGACTTAAAGCTGGACTGCCCAGAGCTGGGGAAAAGGGAGGGTCACCGTACTTGAATACTGAACTCGGTTAAGTAAGTAGCTTGAGAGATTAACCATGAATGTATCAACAGGGAATTTCAGAGTGACTAAAGGCTGAAGTTTCCAGTCATTGTGGACCCAACTGACCCCCCCCACATCTCTTAAGCATTTAACGTCACCCAGTTTTTTCCACAGTAGAAATTACCTGAGAGATTGTGCTCTGTGGGGCTTTCCCCTGCAGACCTCAGTTCCCATGTTTCTCTCACCTTAGGAACTTCCTGGAAAGCATGGCTGCTACACCTTCCAGGCTAGCCCTTTGCCAGGCATCTCCGCTCTCTGGTGCGGGACCCTTACCTAGCCTTCTCCTGTACCGACActgctctgtctcctctcctcccagaccctAACTGTGCTTTCATAGGGTTCCCCACCCTTTCCAGGCAGCGTGGGTGTTCCCAGACTGTCCCTGGGTCAGTGTGAATAGTCAGGTCTGCAGTTGGCCTGACAGTAACGTCCAGTCTGCCCCGGCATCTGGTCTACCTCGGGCTTCCTCAAGCCCTCAAGGCCCCACTGTGGCCAGAATGTTTCATTATCCCAGCAGAATTTCTTCTCAGACTAAGAAGAGGGAGTTCTGTCTGTTACATGTCCCATAGTCCTTGCGAGCCTCTGGGTCCCTGGGGAAGACCCAGTGGGCACAGTGGTGGCCCCGTCCGTCACTCAGGTCTCACCAGTGGCAGCATCTTGTTTCCCTGGATGATGGCAAAGATGTCCACTGGATGGGGGCAGTGCATGGTATTGTGTGGGGCCTCCATGCCAGGAGTAGTGTGAGATTTATCCATGGGAGGAGAATGGAGACGGCTCTTTGCCTTCTGaacttattattttctgtttttttttttttttttttttttttgagacaggaatttttcctgtgtagccctggctgtccttaaactagctctaccaggctggcctcaaactcagagatccgtctgcctgtacctcctaagtgctgggattaaaagcatgcgctaTACCTCCTGGCTCCCACCTTATCTTTTATCCATGTGTCTGCAGGTGGCCACCCCTGGTGGTGTCCCACAGGCCCAGCCTGTCCATcctttggcttgtccctcctgcctACTCAAGTGTCCTATAGGGTCTGTCATTCTTTCTATCTATAGAACTAGTGGGTCGTCTTCTTATTTGCCTGGACATTTCACAGAAGACTTTGAGGCCAGGGGACCTTTGGAGTCATTATGCTTTACAGATAGGAAAACTGAGGCTCCAAGAGACCTTCTGCCTAGGAACCTGTTTATCCTGTCCTCCATTTGTAAGGCTGAAGTTCCGTTTCCAAGTCCCAGCCTACCTCCTCACTAGCAGCTCTGGGCTCTGCTCtaccttcctttctgttctccaTCTCTGAGAAAGTCTTATACCCACCCTTCTCCCTTCCTAGGTCTGAAGTAGGCAGAGTGCCATGTGGTCATGCATGTCACTACCCTGGGTGACCATCTGTCTCTCCCCTCACCTTGTGCAGCTGGCCCGAGATAACTTCTTCCACTGTGGTGTGCTCTACGAAGACTCCCTGTCCTCCCAGATCCGGACTCGACTGGAGCTGGAAGAGGATGTGAAGATCTATCTTGAGGAGAATTATGAACGTATTAATGTCCCTGTGCCCCAGTTTGGTGGTGGGGACCCTGCAGATATCATCCATGACTTCCAGCGGGTGAGACTGACTTGGGGTGTCCAGATGCTGGCTGGGATCTGGGGCAGGGCAGTAGAGAATGTTCTGGGGACCCAGAGCAAGGAGCATGAACACAAAGAATCCTGGGCTGTGTATAAACTGTGCAGCAGGTATCTTTGGTCACCTTGACTGGCCTTCAGATACTGCTTTTATTCTGAAGGCAGCATGGTTTGTTATTGTCAAGGATAGAGTGGGATAAGGGTGGACTGCTTTGCCCTAGGCTGTCTGACGTTACAGGTGTTGGCTGTCACCGTGAGGCCAAGGGTCCTGTGTCTGCCCTCATTTGTACACCCTCCATCAGAGCATGCAATTGAGTGAGAGTCTTGTTTGTGTGGCACCACCCAGATCGAAGTTGGGCTCCCTGCCAAGCACTGCGGAAGGTTCCACcttggttatttttttgttttttttttctccagtcaattccttccttcccccatgAGGTCACCACTCTCATCTCTGGCTACTTTAAGATCAGTGAGACATAGGTCCTAGCCTTCTTTCCTAGGCCGTCGCCCTCCACAGCCTGTGTCTGTGTTAGCCTGCTCTACCTTGGGTATTCTGCAGCAGTGGCCCCTGGAACCTGGGCTATAGCATTTCTCCCTGAGGAGGCCACACTTGATGCGAGGGAACTTGCTGGGAGGTAGCGGGTGGCCAGGAACATTGGCCCTGTGTCCCACAAAGGTCATTTCTCCCCTAGGATAGCTACACCTCGCCATTTTGATGAAATTCGTAGCGGGGATATGATCATGTACTCTTACCCTTACCTACCTCTGCAAACCCCAGAAAGATCACCCGAAGCAATGGAGGCATTGGACAAACACCCAGTGTGCTCTCACCTGTTCCGTGGCACCTCCACCAACCTGGGGAGGAACAGGAGGGGGTGCTCATAGCCAAATGTCCATGGTGCTGACCTTGGGGGGATGCTACTTCTGAGGTCCCAGACTCCATTGATGGCATGGTGGGAATAGGGCCTCTGTTGGCTGAAAGCCTTCCACAGAGACTGACGACTATCCCCTCCCCTCAGGGTCTCACTGCCTACCACGACATCTCCCTAGACAAGTGCTACGTCATCGAGCTCAACACCACCATCGTGCTACCCCCACGAAACTTCTGGGAGCTCCTCATGAACGTGAAGGTGGGCAGCGTCTTGTCCCTACCTGTCCCCAGGAGGCTAAGCCTGAAGAGGGAGTCTGGGACATTATCCCTGTCCCCAGGGGATTACTTCTCCCCCATTCTCTACGCACATCCCCAGAAtcacctctcctttccctctccccaactCCCAGAATGCCAAGTGAGGCTTCCTTAGCACACAGGTTCATGCTTGGGGTCAGTAGTGAGGGGAGGGGGTGCAGGACCTATCACCGGGAGCACTTACTAGGAGCACATCCCTTAAGGTGGGAGGccagacatgcacatataccagAGCTCAGCACAGTTGTAGGACAGGCTCCGGCCTCGGGTATCAGAGGCCCTCTGGAAGTGAGAAGGTGGTGTGGTGGGGAGATAGtcatttcagagagagagagcagggatgtGTGGCAGTGGGAGGGCCATGGTGCTGACCCTGTGCTTTGAACCTCCCCTCCCCGACTTTGCAGAGAGGGACCTACCTCCCACAGACGTACATCATCCAGGAGGAGATGGTGGTGACAGAGCATGTCCGCGACAAGGAGGCTCTGGGTTCCTTCATCTACCACCTGTGCAACGGGAAGGACACCTACCGGCTGCGGCGCCGGTCTACCCGGAGGCGTGAGTGACAGATTTGtcccaggctggctccagacccCAGCCAGCCTTTGACAGTACCTAGCCTGGCCTCAACAGCAGCTATAACCTAACTATAGTGAATGTCAACCAAGAACTAAGACCTGCCAGGCATTGCTTTACTTAGCGTTGTCATTACTATCATTATATGTATTTCTGTGCGATataagggaaactgaggcacagaggctAAAGTAGCATCCTGAAGGTTTTACTGTAGGGACATGACGGGCACAGTTTGAGCCTGACCTAGGCGCTCCCTCTACCTAATAGTGCTATTTCTGGGTGTCACCTCCTGGGTCTACCCCACTTGCCTCGCTAGGTCCCTCTGTTCCTCTCAGGCGGAGGCTGGAGACATGCCTGACCgggacttttctttttccccagggATCAACAAGCGTGGGGCCAAGAACTGCAACGCCATCCGCCACTTCGAGAATACATTTGTGGTGGAGACGCTCATCTGTGGGGTGGTGTGAGGCCTTCCCTCCAGGCTCACCCctgccctcttctttctccttctggcctctctctggccctcctcctccctttgctTAGCTTGTACCTTGGGCACTTTTCCATAGATGTGACATGTCTCACCTATCCTTCCCAGCCCGCCCTCCTCCCTGTACCAGGGCTGTGATCTCTCggggcctctgcctctgctgatcTTTCAGGCAGGAGGCGGGAGGGGACAGTCGCCCAAGATGGTTTCTCTAACTCATTATTTTAAGTCATCTCCCCAGTGGCTGGGCcaaggggaaggactaaagggaGGGGCTGGACATGTGGAagcctggggcaggggcaggggcgtGATGGAGTTTAGCATGAGGCTCACAAACAGCCCCCACACTTGGGGAAGCCCTGAAAGACTTTTTTCCTTGCATAGCACACTTCCCCTGTCCTCCTGGTTCTTAGGCCTGGGTATGGACTAAGAATGGGGAAATGTGTCCTGGGTTGGACCCATCAGAGCACAAGAGAAGGTGGCTATCCTGGGGTCTTCCCAGGACTCCTGTCAGTGCCTTCAGCCCACCAGCAGGAGCCTGGAGTTAGAGGGTGGGATGAGTCTGCCAAGCACAATTGTCCTCTGAGTGGAACCAAAGAAATGAGGAGCCGGGCCACCCTGGTCTGGCGCCTGGGAACACAGGGGCAGGTGGGTATAGAAGTCACCGGCTGTGAGCTGCAGGCCCTGGGCAGTGGATAGAGCCCATGCCTTCCTACATGTCAGGGCTACTGTGAAtgatggaagcaggagggagagCCACCTGGTACTTTcgtccctgcctcctcttctgttctGGATCTCTCCCCTCTGTCCAGGGGCTTGTGATGTTTTCTCCTGCATGTTTTTACTGATGTTCGTGCTGGCTGCCCTCAGCCCTGAGCCTGGGAGAGGCTTTGGTGCCTCGGGTCAGACTTGGGTGCTCCGTGGTGGTGGAGCCCTTAAATGCTTTGTATATTTTCTCTATTAGATCTCTTTTCAGAAGTGtctgtagaaaattaaaaaaacaacaaaaaaaaccaaaacctcttATAATTCTGACTTTGGCCCTGGTGTTGTGGCTAAATAGTGGCATCTTATGGGTTGGGGAGGGTGCTCTGAGGACAAAGTGGTGGGAGTGGTGGGCAGGGAGAAGCTAACATACAGTGGCATTCCCTGGGTCACCAAGGAAGTGTGGGGTGTCCCCTCTATTGTCTTCTCTGATCCCCTGGACTGAGCCAATTAGCTAGTGTTCACATTCTGTTGCTGGAAGAACCCACAGAGCTTTAGGGAACTGCCCAAGGTCAAGCTGCTTTTAAGTTTGGGTAAAGCACCCTGCGGCATGCTTTGTGACAAATGACATCATTATTGCATGCCCTTAGGCACAAGGACAGTATCATATTCTATACTCTGTCTAGGCAATTAGTAATTGTTCTTGGTGGATCTGAAATAGTCACAGGGTCATGTTCTCCAAGGAAGGAGGCTAGGGCCTTAGTTAAGTGGGCACAGGAGGTAGAATTCAGTCGAGCCCTGAGATTGAGGGTGGGTGGAgtctcacccccccacacacacacccctggtgCTGTGCACAGTGTAGGACAGGCCCCAGCCTCGGTATCAAAGGGCCTCTGGGAGCAAGAGCCACAAGAGGTTCAGATTCATGCAGACACCTTATCTGGAACCTCATGCAAGATTTGCTTTGCTTCCATTCTTTATGTAATGCAGTCTGCTAAAGTGCTTGCCAGGTTCGTTCTTGAACTTGACCCATTCAGTTCTTGGAAGAAAGTAAACACAGGAAAAGGCAGATAAATCTGGCAAGCGTTGAAGAGCCACCCTTCACATCAGAGCATGACAAGCAGCAGACGTTCAGGAGTCTGCAGTGGCAAAGGACAAGATAAGTGGGGCGCAATGGGGGACCCAGAGTTGACTTAAATTACAGAAAAGTTTAATACACAGTTTAGCATGGCATTTCAAGTTagtgggttattttattttttatttattttattttttttttttgtttttttttttagtgtgttattttaaatgaaacaactGATGAGCCATTTTGACCAAACAAACCTGAATCCAACCTCCTAGGATAAAATTGATtctgaatacataaaataattgccagtgtttgaaaagaaaacaattaaaagtgATATAAGCACCACCCCTCCCAGTTAGAATTAATGATTCATATATTAAAAAGTCTATCACGGCTTATAAACAGCAATCTCAGGGAACATAATGATCAAGCAGAATGTAGAAGGGCTATTTTCCTTAATATTCAAAGTTcgtttgtttttctcaaatacCCAATAGGGGTTTAGCAAAGAGTCTGAGCAGGCAATTTACAGGTTGAGACGTTTAACTATGGCTGTGAAGAACACGGGACAGAACTAGAGAGGACATTTTTACCCTTCAGGTCAGGGTTGGCGTTTTCATTTAGGGTGGCCGTGTGTATTGTGAAGCGTTCGTTACATACAGAATACCTGACATTCCTGAGTCGCTACcaataagaaaatgaaacttaCTGCGTGTTGTGCATTTAGAAGCCCACCAGACTTACCCCTAAACAATTGACATGCTAATGGTTAAGCAGAGTATGGTGGCTCaggcctctaattccagcactggggaggtggaggcagcaggatATTCCttaagttcgagaccagcctggtctacatagtgagttccaagacagccagggctatgtagagagatggAGTCTCAAAAAATGAATATGCTAATGCTAATAAGTAATTTTTCTTCAGATGTCCACAACCCAGAATGTTGAGTATgtgagggtggatgggtgggtgtgtgtCCAAGGAGGGCATCAatgccctagagctggagtcagaCATGGCTGTGAGGTGTCTACCATGAGTGTCCAAGTTCAAGCtcatgtcctctgtaagagcaaatACACACCCAgcaagccatctctcaagcccaacTAAGTAATGCATCGAAAGTGCTCTGAGGCTTAACTTGCAGAAAATCAATTAGGTTTACATAAATAAGTGCAGGACCTAGCCTCTAGTCAAGTAGTCAAGGCTACTAGCCATGTTCCGACCACAGATGAGGAAGACAGTGACAGACCCCACTGGGTCTTACCCCATTGCAGTTCTGCACACTGtgccccctttcctctctatgGGAATCCCTGGACCCCAGCTCTCCAAGATGGTGCTCTGAGGACTGCGCTTCATTTAATGTCCTTCCTGTTGATGTTGGTGTCATAGATTTAGGCTTTGGAGAACAAGCTGACAGCTGAGTCTGGTGATGTATGTGGCTTGCCAGGTGAGCTAGTGGGCTGAAGAACTACGTCCCTGTGCAGTAATCGCTTGCTCATGCTTTGTGTTCTGCTGTGGAAACTTGGCTGGGGCTGGACATCCAAGATCCAACATCCAGCCTCCATGGGCTTCAGGCCCCTGATCGTTATTACTCTGCCCTAGCACCTTGGTAGCTCCTCAGTTGAGCTATGAGAGAACGGAAGCAGAAGCCACCAGTCTTTAAGGGCTGGGGTCAGGAGTTCCAGCCTATGACTTgatagtttgttttttgtgtgtgtgaataaaggCAAGTCATAAAACCTGCTCAGGTTCAAAGGGAGTGGAAGTGATTCTCTTCCAGAGGCAAGGAAGGTATCCAGGCCAAGAGCCAGAAAGGCAAGAAACTGTGGCATTCTATATTAGGAGAGTCCCTTATCATCTCAGCCCCTGTCCTCCATGGTACCAACATCTTAGGACCCTGTGGGGGTTATTCAAGATGTGAACTAATACACAGGCACATGTActagatagttttatgtcaacttgacacaagctaaggtcatctgagagaagaaaaCCTTAATAAGAAGATGATTCCATGAGATCGGGCTGTGGGCCAgcctatagagcattttcttcttagtgattgatgggaggaGGACCCAGTCCATTttgcctggtggtcctgggttctgtaagaaagcaggctgagcaagctatgggaagcaagcctgtaagcagcattcctccatgacctctgtatcagctcctgcctaaAGGGTCCTGCggtgtgtgagttcctgtcctgacttcctttggtgatgaacagtgatgggcagtgtaagccaaataaatcctttcctctccgagttgctttggtcatggtgtttcatcacagcaatgaagaCCCCAAGAGAGCACACTTAATCCAAAGTCAGTCTTGAAAACACATCAACTTCccacatataaaaataacttttatagaAACTTACCAGTTCTGGTAATCCCTTTTCTTGAGTTTCTTCATGAACGAACCACTTATCTAAGAGCCTTTACTACGGTTTTTGTTTGAATTTATGCAAATAGCCACAAAATACCGTCAGTTTTTTCCTCTGACTCAATTGTGCCCTCAATACTATATTTCTCAGACCCAACTATATTGGTGGATGTAGTCTTCAATTCGTAATTACCGTTCTACAGTTTGTTATATTCAGTCTACTGTATGAATATAAAACTTAAACTTTTAACAATGACTTTTGGGCctctttctgaatttttactACTAGAGTgccttcataaatatttttttaaacatttcacttttattattagaaatgttcatgtgtgcttgcttgcatgtgtgcgtatgtgtgtttatacagaAGAAGTTAGCTGGAGTTAGAAGCAATGTGAGCTTCCCAAAATGGGTGCCacgaactgagctcaggtcctctagaaaagtaATTGGTGCTTCgatgagccacctcaccagcttcCTAGTGAACACTCTGATGGGACCTCTGGTGTGTCTGCTCAGGGCTTCTCCCTTACACACAGTGAGAGGTGGAGTCTGGCT contains:
- the Itm2c gene encoding integral membrane protein 2C translates to MVKISFQPAVAGIKADKADKAAASGPASASAPAAEILLTPAREERPPRHRSRKGGSVGGVCYLSMGMVVLLMGLVFASVYIYRYFFLAQLARDNFFHCGVLYEDSLSSQIRTRLELEEDVKIYLEENYERINVPVPQFGGGDPADIIHDFQRGLTAYHDISLDKCYVIELNTTIVLPPRNFWELLMNVKRGTYLPQTYIIQEEMVVTEHVRDKEALGSFIYHLCNGKDTYRLRRRSTRRRINKRGAKNCNAIRHFENTFVVETLICGVV